The Tenuifilum thalassicum genome includes the window AATGAAAACCTTTTATAATGAGACAATATATAATTTTACTTATGTTAGTAGCAACTTCTTCATGGGGTTGGACACAAAATATTGAAATTGGGCAAAAGGCTCCTGAGATTGTTATGACTGGCCCTAATGGTGAAGAATTTAAACTTTCATCGTTAAAAGGGAAGTTGGTGCTTGTTGATTTCTGGGCTTCCTGGTGTTCGCCTTGCCGAAGAGAAAATCCTGTACTAACAGCTGCATACGAAAAATATAGGGATGCCTGCTTTACAAATGGAGAGGGCTTTGAGATATTTAGCGTTTCGCTCGATATGAAACGTGATAGTTGGTTAGAAGCCATTGAGTCTGATAAACTGGTGTGGAAATATCATGGAAGCGATTTAAGGGGTTGGCGTAGCAGTATTGCAAGAACTTACAACATAAAGGCAATTCCAATGAACTTTCTGGTTGATAGTGCTGGAGTTGTCGTTGCTAAAAACCTTAGGGGGGCTGAACTTAACTCTACCCTTCGAAAATATAGGAAAAGGACGTTTTTTAACACAAATTGTAAAAACTAAAAAACATGAAAGCGCTTAGGGTTCTTGGTAAAACCACTAAATACTTTCTTATCTCAATTCTGACTATTTTATCGCTTGTAGTTTTGATATTGATTGGGGTGTTCCTTTTCGAAGGCAAGATAGTCAGAATGGCAGTTCAAGAAGTTGAGCAAACCCTTAAAGCCCCAATCTCTTATGGGAAAATAAGCGTTTTACCTTTTCGCGACTTTCCAAATCTTACCCTACGTATTTCTGGCTTCAATTTAGGCCAACAAGCCGATTCCGTTAGAATTTTTGGAATTACCGATCTGCCCGATACGCTAATAGGCTTTAAAAATGTTTTTGTTTCTGTTAAAGCGTATCCTCTTTTTAATAACAAGGTTGATATCAATGGCTTTGAACTTAATGGTTTCAGGTTAAACTATATTGTCGACTCGGCTGGTCGTTCAAATTTCGACTTTTTGATACCAAGCGATACAATCGAAACAGAACCTGATACTGCTGCCCAGACCCTTTTAAATATTTTACTTAAGAATTTAACCTTGAGCGATATCAACCTAAACTATCGGGACGAAAACCTAAAAGCAAAGGCAAATATTAATATCCCTAAATTACACCTCGAAGGTAAAATTTCCGGTGATAGTATTTGGGCCAGGAGTAATGGGAATCTTATGGTTTCTAATATAAAGTATGAGAATATACCTGTTGATAAAATAAAGCAATTAGCAATAAGTTATGGTTTAAATTATAACACTGGAAAAATTGATATTGATGAAGCCAAAATTGAAACCGAAGGTATTGAGCTTAATACTCATGGTGAAGTTATTCTCTCCGACTCAATATGGATGGATCTAAGCACCAATATTCCCAAAATATCACTGGATGAGCTTATGAAATTCGTACCTGAGGATATTCTAAAAGATTTTGGAGTTAATCGGATAAAGGGAAGGCTGTCTGCTAACACAACCATTAGAGGGTTTTTGTATGATACTATCATGCTTCCTAGTATTTTCACTGATATCAAGTTAGTTAATGGGACAGTTGAAACCGCTCAGTATCCTAAGGTGAAAAACATAACAATTGATGCAACTGCCTCAATTCCAAATCCTAATATGCTTTCAACTACTGTATTCAGACTTAAAAAGTTTAAAGTTGAAACCGATGAAAGTAAAGTTGATCTTGCTTTAACCATTAAAAACCCAGATAAGCCAATTTATAACATAAATGGAAATATTCATCTCGTTCTCGATGAGTTTAGAAATCTTATACCCGATTCCATTGCAAAGGATGTTTCTGGATTGGTTGATGCCAATTTCTTTACTAAAGGTAGAATGCCAGAATATATAGATGTTAATAGTACAGATTATTTCATGGAAAGTTCTGGTTTCAATTTCAAGTTAACTAACGTTTCTGCTAGTTTAGATTCATTAAATTCCATTCAAAATCTTAATGTCGATATAGATTATAATCCGGATAAATCATT containing:
- a CDS encoding TlpA family protein disulfide reductase gives rise to the protein MRQYIILLMLVATSSWGWTQNIEIGQKAPEIVMTGPNGEEFKLSSLKGKLVLVDFWASWCSPCRRENPVLTAAYEKYRDACFTNGEGFEIFSVSLDMKRDSWLEAIESDKLVWKYHGSDLRGWRSSIARTYNIKAIPMNFLVDSAGVVVAKNLRGAELNSTLRKYRKRTFFNTNCKN